The stretch of DNA CGAGGCCGTGGCCCGCGTCCCGGTCGATGAGTTCCCGTCCCGACGCACGGTGCACGAGCGAGACGACGCCTCCGCGGGAGGGATCGACCGTGACCTCGTAACGTCCATTCGCCGCGGAGTCCGCCTCCCGCGTCTCGGGCAGTGACCGGTCGATCGGGACGACCTTCACGCTGAAGGCGGGCACGTCCTCGGCGAGGAAGGTCAGACGCCTCGTGCCGTCGATCTCGACCGTGATGGGCTCGGTTCGATCGACCTCGGTCGGGTTCACGATCGCGATGGAGTCGGACACAGCGTCCCCGCCGTTCCCGCTGGCGGTCAACCGGAAGAGTCCCTCGACGGCGAGGTCGCGGGCGAAGTCGTAGGCCGTGTAGGCGAACGCGGCCTTGCCGTTCCAGTGCGAGAAGCTGAACGTCGAGTACGGCTTCGAGTAGGTCTCCCACGAGCCCCAGGTGTGCTCGTTCCAGAGCATCAGCTGTTCGTCGACCTCGGCGAGATCGTGAGCGATTTCGTCGTCCGATCGGAGACGCACCGGAGCGCGCCGGTATCCCAAGACGGTCGAGAGCGTCGTGTCGCCGTCGCGCTCGCCGCGCAGACGTGCCAAGGCGAGGGACGACTGCGCCGACAGTGCGAGCGACCGAGCCTCCCGATAGACCGCCACCTCGCGGGCTGTCGAACCGTGACCGTGCGACCACCAGTCGGCCCACTCGCCGGAGACGACCGGGATGTCGGCGGCCTCCGCCTGCGGGATCAACAGGTCGAGGGCCGAGTCGATGGTCGCCGTCTCCATCGGGATGTCGGGGTGCGACGCGTTCCAGTGCCGCACCAGCTCGAGGAACAGGGCGGTCGGCCACCGGTTGTCGTTCGCGGCGTGCACCAGCGCGGTGTCGTAGGGGTAGTCGTCCCGCTCGCCGAGACGTTCGATGAAGCGCTCGATGTTCGCAGTGGCGAGGTCCAGGTCGGCGTCGATGATGCCCCACTCCTCGCCGAAGCCGTAGTGGGTCGACAGCCAGACGAAGATGCGCTCACGCGAGGGGGCCTCCCACCAGAAGCCGGTCGGTTGCTCGAACGGCGGCCGCCCGTGGTCGGGGTTCAGCGCCATGACCAGTCGCTCGATGCCGGCCCGTCGCATCGCGGCGACGGAGCCCCACGACAACCCGTTCACGTCGCCGTGCTGCTGGGTGCGCACCGGGATCCCCGCCTCCGCGAATGCGCCGAGCAGGTCGTAGGTTGCGTCGAGCTCCTGCTGCGAGGCCAACTGCGTCGGGTTCAGATAACCGCCCGTGACGGCGATCGCCCCCTCGTCGACACGGTGACGCAGGCGGGCGACGTCTCGTTCGGAGGCGGTGCGGAGAAATCCCAGTGAAGGGCGGGACACTTCGAAGGTCCAACGGAAACCGTCGGGTCCCTCGGTGCCGTGCGCATCGGCGAGATCGAGCACCTCGTGCACGATCTGTCGATGCATGCGATCGATGATGCGCGGGCTGTTGGTGTAGCCGACATCGTGATGCGTGTGGCCGACGAGGACGATTCTTCTGATGGCGCTCACGGAGCTCCTTTGCCCATGGATTCTGAGAACGATTCCACATCATCGTAGTGAGGCTGCAGAGGCAGAAACAACTAGAGATCCGCGGAAAGTCGCGGCAGTGCAGGAGAAGTGTGCGCGAAGGGGTTGTCAATAACGACGCCCTCAGTCATACTCCACCTGGGAAGGATTCCATGCCCCAGGCGTGGGTCGCCCCTCCGTCTGTGCGAGGACGCCTGGCGGATCTCTCCTGAGAGGAAAAGACATGAAGAAGAGGCAGAGGGTTCTTCTCGCTGCGACGGCTGTCCTGTCCGTCGCCGCGCTGACGGCCTGTGGATCAGGAGGGGGCAACACCGCAGCAGATGTTGACTTCTCCGCGGAGCCCACCGGCACGCTGAACGCGTGGGGCTTCGAGAACGCCGACGACGTCGGCCAGTCGCGTATCGATTTCGCGGCCGAGCAGCTCCCCGACGTGGAGGTCGAGCTCGACGCGACCGCGTTCGACGCTCAGAAGTTCACCGCCGCGACCGCGAGCGGCAACGTCCCCGACGTGGTGCAGATGAGCGCCCGCTTCGTGGGCACCTATGCGGCCCGCAACCTGATCGTGCCGCTCGACGAGTGCTACGCGCAGAACGACGTGGACAAGAGCCACTGGTACGAGTCGGTCATGGGCGATGTCACCTACGACGGCGAGATCTACGCCGTGCCGCAGTTCTACCAGCCCCCGGCGATCATCGTGAACACGCCGCTGCTCGAGCAGGCGGGCCTCACCCTCGACGACATCGACACCTCCGACCGCGAGGGCCTCCTCGCCGCGGTGACCGCGATGTACGCCGAGACCGGTGGCAACCCGTCGACCCTGGGACTCGACCCGGCTCTGCCCGGCAACGCGGGTCTGTGGATGCTCGGTGCGGGCGGAACGATCATCGACGACGAGGGTCGTCCGACGATCGACGACCCGACCAACGTCGAGACGCTCACGTACCTCAAGGAGCTGATGGACGCTCAGGGCGGCTACGCCAAGATCAAGAGCTTCATCGACACGTTCGACACCTTCGGTGCCGAGAACCAGTACGTGAAGAACCAGGTCGCGGGTCAGATCAACCAGCAGTGGTACCCGAACGTCCTCGCCGAGAACTCGCCTGAGCTGAGCCTCAACGCGGTTCCGTTCAAGGACTCCGACGGCAACAACTTCACCGTCTCGTCGGGCACCGCGTTCGTCATCCCCGTCGGGGCGAAGAACCCGGCCGCCGCGTGCGCGTGGATGCTGAACCTCACCTCGAACGACGCGTGGATGGCCGCCGGCCAGGCTCGTGCCGACAACATCGCCGCCGAGCCGGGTCGCATCAACACCGGTCTGTTCACGGGTTCGCCCGAGGCCGACCAGATGATCCGCGACGAGTACGTGGTTCCGACCGGTAGCGAGAGCTTCGACCAGATCATCGCCACCTACTACGACGTGGTCGGCAGCGGCCAGTCGTACGGTTCGTCGGCCGCCGGTCTCGAGATCCAGACGGAGCTCGAGAACGCCGTGGTCGCCGCGCTGAACGGTGAGAAGACGCCGGAGGAGGCTCTGGCCGACGGCCAGGCCGCCGCGGAGCGCGCCTACGACGAGGCCACCGCAGCCGGCTGATCCAGCTGAGCAAGAGGGAGGGGCGGCGCCGCAAGGCGCCGCCCCTCCTGCGTTGTGAAGGACCTCGCTCCGCAACGACTGATCTTTCTTCCTGGTCGCTGAGGAGGCCGTTCACGGCCGTCGCGATGCGACATGAGTTCTGGGTTGGCCGCTGTGGGGGATCTGCGGCTGGTGTCATTTCGCGACGGGCCTGGCGGCCCTCCTCAATGACCAGTGGGGCTCTTCGCTCGCGCGCCGTCGGACGTCGCTCCGCTACGACTGTCCTCTCCTTCTGGTCGCTGAGGAGGCCGTTCACGGCCGTCGCGATGCGACACGGGTTCTGGGTTCGCCGCTGCGGGGCATCTGCGGCCGGTGTCATCTCGCGACGGGCCTGGCGGCCCTCCTCAATGACCAGTGGGGCTCTTCTCGCGTGCCGTTGGATGTCGCTCCGCGACGACTGTCGTCTCCTTTTGGTCGCTGAGGAGGCCGTTCGCGGCCGTCGCGATGCGACATGAGTTCTGAGTTCGCCGCTGCGGGGGATTTGCGGCTGGTGTCATTTCGCTACGGGCCTGGCGGCCCTCCTCAACGACCAGTGAGGCTCTTCGCTCGCGCGCCGTCGGACGTCGCTCCGCGACGACTGTCCTCTCCTCCTGGTCGCTGAGGAGGCCGTTCACGGCCGTCGCGATGCGACATGAGTTCTGCGTTCGCCGCTGCGGGGGGATCTGCGGCTGGTGTCATTTCGCGACGGGCCTGGCGGCCCTCCTCAATGACCACGGAATGTCCTCCTCGGCTCCGCTCTCAACGCATCCATCCACGAAACGATGCGGCGAGGCTCTTGCCGACGAGCCGTTCGGCTTCCCTGGCCTCATGAAGAAGGGCTGGGTGTACATCCTCGAGTGTTCCGACGCGACCCTTTACGTCGGGAGCACGAGTCACCTCGAGATGCGGATCCGGCAGCACCTGCAAGGCGAGGGCGCCGCCTACACGCGGTCGCGTCGACCCGTCCGACTGCTCTGGGTAGGGGAGTTCGACCGAGTCGACGACGCGTTCGCCTTTGAGAAGAAGCTGCAGGGCTGGAGTCGTGCGAAGAAAATCGCACTGATCGAGGCCGCGCAGTCCGATCGGTTCAAGGCCGCGTCGCGGAGAGGTGTCCGTCCCTCGACGAGTCATGTCTCGACGGCGCACCTCCCCACGATCGACATCGGGGTGTAGCTGCTCAGCGGGGGGCCGGGCCGCCTTCCATGCCCGTCGAGGCCTGCTGGGTGACGCTGCCTGCGTAGTCGGTCTCCGGGTCGCGGTAGATGGTGTGGATGTGACCCCAGCCCGACGTGACGTACCCACTCACATCGGCGCCGGCCGAGCCCTGCTGGTTCGAGAACTCGATGTAGACATCCGGTCCGGAGATCTGGAAGTAGATGCCGTCGCCCTGAGTCATGTCGTACACCGTCGCCCCGGACCAGTTGACATACGTCTCGTCGAGGGTCGCCTCGATCTCGGCCAACGCGGTGGCGGTGGTCTCCTCGTCGGAGAGCCCGACCCAGTTCGCGATCACCGCAAGCAGCAGCTGCTTCTGCTCGTCGGTCAGCTCAGAGGCCGCGAGCCCGGTGCCCGTCGGGTAGTCGCAGGTGTCGCCGGGGGCGCAGACCAGGTTGCTCACCTCGGTGCCCTGGTAGAGCTCGGCCTTCTGGTCGTCGGTGAGGCTGTCGTAGAAGGCGAACGCCGTCTCGTACATGCCGGCGAGCGGCTGCACCTCGTTGCCCTCGGAGTCGGTGTAGACCGCTGGCTGCGACCCGAGATGCGTCGGCGCGAAGGTCACCGAGTCGGCGGTGCCGTCGAGGGTCGCGTTGATGCCGAGGTGGTGCCCGCCGAACTGGACCTCGAAGGCGCTGGTGTCGGAAGGGTCGCCGAAGAAGGCGATGTAGTACTGGCCGAGCGAGTCCTCGGTGCTGCTGCTGTTCTCCAGCAGGAACTCGTCGCCGCCGATGATGCCGGTCACCGTCTCGTAGCCCGCATCGCTGAGCAGGGCTTCGAGCACCGCCATCGCCGCGGTCCTCTGTT from Herbiconiux sp. L3-i23 encodes:
- a CDS encoding ABC transporter substrate-binding protein; its protein translation is MKKRQRVLLAATAVLSVAALTACGSGGGNTAADVDFSAEPTGTLNAWGFENADDVGQSRIDFAAEQLPDVEVELDATAFDAQKFTAATASGNVPDVVQMSARFVGTYAARNLIVPLDECYAQNDVDKSHWYESVMGDVTYDGEIYAVPQFYQPPAIIVNTPLLEQAGLTLDDIDTSDREGLLAAVTAMYAETGGNPSTLGLDPALPGNAGLWMLGAGGTIIDDEGRPTIDDPTNVETLTYLKELMDAQGGYAKIKSFIDTFDTFGAENQYVKNQVAGQINQQWYPNVLAENSPELSLNAVPFKDSDGNNFTVSSGTAFVIPVGAKNPAAACAWMLNLTSNDAWMAAGQARADNIAAEPGRINTGLFTGSPEADQMIRDEYVVPTGSESFDQIIATYYDVVGSGQSYGSSAAGLEIQTELENAVVAALNGEKTPEEALADGQAAAERAYDEATAAG
- a CDS encoding GIY-YIG nuclease family protein, which produces MKKGWVYILECSDATLYVGSTSHLEMRIRQHLQGEGAAYTRSRRPVRLLWVGEFDRVDDAFAFEKKLQGWSRAKKIALIEAAQSDRFKAASRRGVRPSTSHVSTAHLPTIDIGV
- a CDS encoding DUF3500 domain-containing protein, giving the protein MSDHGDNSSGLHRRRARPLLITSMLLIGGLTLSGCATTATGSATVANESTVTTSEVASTSAPATTTEQTVVDTTAAAEAFLATLTDEQREQVLYSYDDKTKTTSWSNFPVTFVERAGLNLEDLTAEQRTAAMAVLEALLSDAGYETVTGIIGGDEFLLENSSSTEDSLGQYYIAFFGDPSDTSAFEVQFGGHHLGINATLDGTADSVTFAPTHLGSQPAVYTDSEGNEVQPLAGMYETAFAFYDSLTDDQKAELYQGTEVSNLVCAPGDTCDYPTGTGLAASELTDEQKQLLLAVIANWVGLSDEETTATALAEIEATLDETYVNWSGATVYDMTQGDGIYFQISGPDVYIEFSNQQGSAGADVSGYVTSGWGHIHTIYRDPETDYAGSVTQQASTGMEGGPAPR